In bacterium, the genomic stretch TTGCATTACTTGTTCTTGGTAAACAATAATGCCATAGGTTTCCTTTAATATTCCTTCTAAACGAGGATGAAGATATCTTATCTTTATTTTATTATATTTACCTTTGATATATTCATCTAACATTCCACTATTTAGAGGGCCAGGACGATATAGAGCTAAAAGGGCAATCAAATCTTCAAAACTTTCTGGTTTTAGCTTTCTGATTAAATCTCTCATGCCAACACTTTCTAACTGGAAGATACCAATAGTTTCTGCATTTGATAAAAGTTGATAAGTTTTTAAATTATCTAAAGGAATATTATCTAAATTTATCTCTATCTTTTGATTTTCTTTGACTAATTTTATGGCATTCTTGATGACCGTAAGAGTTTTAAGTCCCAAAAAGTCCATCTTTAAAAGACCAATAGATTCTAAAGAATCTTTTGAATATTGGGTAGTAACTGAACCTCCTTTAGTGTCTTTATATAAAGGGGTATATTGAGTAACTTCCTCCTTAGAGATAACTACTCCAGCCGCATGCATAGAAGCGTGCCTTACTAATCCTTCTAATTTCATAGCTATCTTGATTAATCTTTGATGTTCTGAGCTACTCTCATATAAATCTGCAAATTCTGTTACTCGATTAAGAGTATCTTTCAAGGTTATATTTAATTCATTAGGAATTAATTTAGCTACTTTATCTACCTCTCCATAAGGGAAACCAAGAACTCTTCCTACATCTCGAATTACTTGCTTAGCTAACATTGCCCCAAAAGTTATAATTTGAGAAACATGATCTTTTCCATATTTTTTGATGATATATTCAATAATTTCGTCGCGGCGATCATCACAAAAATCAATATCAATATCAGGCATACTTATTCTCTCAGGATTTAAAAAACGTTCAAAGAACAATTTGTACCGAATAGGATCTACATTGGTAATTCCTAAGGTGTAAGCAACAATGCTTCCTGCCGCTGATCCCCTGCCCGGACCTACTAAGATTTCATTTTCCTTGGCAAACTTGATTAAATCCCAGACAATTAAGAAATATCCGGCATATTCCATTTGAGAGATCATCTTTAGTTCAAGTTCTAATCTTTTCTTAATCTCTTCGTTAACTTCTTGATATTTTTTAGATAAACCTTCAAGGCATAATTCTCTTAAGTAATTATTTAGATCTTCTTTTTGGTTTACTTGATATTGAGGAAGATAAATTTTATTAAATTCTAATTCTAAGTTGCACTTTTTAGCAATCTCCACGGTATTTTTTATGGCTTGAGGAGTTTCTTTAAAAAGTTCCTTCATTTGGGAGGAACTTTTAAAATAAAACTCGGAAGTAGAAAATTTTAAGCGATTTATTTCAGAAATAGTTTTACCGGTTTGAATACAAAGCAAAGCATCGTGTGCCTCTGCATCATCCTTGCTTAAGTAATGAGTATCATTAGTCGCCACTAAAGGCACGGACCATTCTTTCGAAAACTCAATCAGTTGTTGATTGATTATCTCTTGTTCTTTAAGGCCATTATCTTGGATTTCTAAATAAAAATCGTCTTTACCAAATATTTCTATGTATTCACTTATCACTTGTGAAGCTTTTTCTAGCTGCTTCTTTAAAACTAATGAAGGTATCTCTCCCTTTAAGCATCCAGATAAAACAATTAATCCATCGCTATAATTTCTTAAAATTTCTTTGTCGATGCGAGGTTTATAATAAAATCCTTCTAAGTAACCTAGACTCACGAGTTTCATTAAGTTTTTATAGCCTATAAAATTTTTCACTAATAAGGTCAAATGAAAAGAAGAAGCTTCATCATTCTTAGAAATGTTCTTTTCAAATCGACTACCAGGAGCAATATAAACTTCGCATCCTACAATAGGTTTAATTCCTATTCGCAAACAATGCTTATAAAATTCTACCGTTCCAAACATATTACCATGATCGGTTAAAGCTACTGCTGGCATCTTAGCTTCAAAAGCCTTTTCCACTAACTTTTCTAACCCCGTAGCTCCATCTAATAAGCTATACTCGCTATGATTATGTAAATGAACAAAGTCGCAATGCAACATCTCTTGCCTCTTAAGATCTTAGTCTTTTTAATAAAATTTGGTTAACTATCTCAGGATTTGCTTTTCCTTTGGTCTCTTTCATTACTTGGCCCACTAAAAATCCCAATACCTTGTCTTTCCCTTTTTTAAATTCTTCTACAACTTTGAAATTCTCTTTGATCACTTTCTCTAACACTTTATCTATCAACTCTTCGTCCCTTATTTGTTCTAATTCCCTTTCTTTTACAATAACACCAGGGTCTTTTCCGCTTTCATCCATCAAAACTAAAAGATCCTTAGCGATCTTACCAGAAATTACCCCTTGATCGATTAATTTTAGCATCTCGGCTAATTGAAGAGGAGTAATCTTGATTTGGCTTAAAGTTTCTTTCTTTTTACTTAAAATTCCTAATAGTTCGCTGATGATCCAATTACTTACTACTTTTGGTTTAGGATAAAATTTTACCCCTTCTTCATAATAATCAGCTAATTTTTTATCCCTTACTAATAAATGAGCATCATATTCAGGAATTTTGTATTCTTCTATAAATCTTCTGTAGCGAGGAAGAGGTAGTTCAGGCAGAGCAACTAACACTTTATTCTTTAATTCTCCTTTTATGACAAGAGGAGATAAGTCTGGTTCTGGAAAATAACGATAATCGCTTGATTCTTCCTTATTCCGCATAGGTAGAGTAATTTGTTTATCTGCATCCCAAAGGCGGGTTTCTTGAGATACCTCTTTTCCCTCATTAATTAATCTTGTTTGTCTATTAACTTCATATTCTAAAGCTTTTTGGACTCCTTTAAAAGAATTCATATTCTTAATTTCTGTCTTAGTGCCAAATTTGTTTTCACCTTTACGTCGGATAGAAACATTGGCATCACATCGTAGGGAACCTTCTTCCATATTGCAATCACATATTTCTAAATATTCCAATATATTTTTTAAGTTTAATAAGTATTCATACGTTTCTTGAATAGACTTTATTTCAGGCTCACTTACAATCTCTATTAAAGGCACCCCGCAACGGTTATAATCTACCAAACTACTCTCTTCCTCTTCAGAATGAATAAGCTTACCGGCATCTTCTTCTATCTGAATTCGATTAATACCTACTTTTTTAATAAGATTATTTTCTCCTAAGACTTCAAGATAGCCATCTTTAGCTAAAGGTTGGTCATATTGAGAAATTTGATAAGCTTTAGGCAAGTCAGGATAGAAATAATTCTTTCGGCTAAACCTGCTTATTTCTGGAATTTTACAGTTTAAAGCTAAGGCAGCTTTTAAAGCATAAATTAACACTTTTTCATTTAAGACTGGTAATGCTCCAGGAAGTCCCAAGCAGACTGGACATACTTGAGAATTAGGAATAGCTCCAAATTGAGTAGGGCAATGACAAAATAATTTAGAATTGGTGTTTAATTGAGCATGAACCTCTAATCCAATAATTACTTCATAGTCCATAAATTAAGAATCCAGAAAAAACAGAAGCATTCAGCTATCAGCCAGCAAAAGCCACAAAGCCAAGACAAAGAAAACTGTCCTGACTTCATCACTTTGCTGCTTTTTGTCTCGTAATGCTTTGTCCAAACTAACGGCTGAAAGCTTACTATTAACTTTAGTCTTTTATCTTAGATAGAATACCATAGATAATATATTTAGTCAATTTAAAAAATCTCAGCTTACGAATTCCCCAAGTTTGTAAAAAAAAAGAAAAAAACCCTTGACAAAAATAAAAATATATGTCATCTTTATTATTAATATAAGATAAGATTTTTTTTAAAAACAGAAGCGAAAAAGCTAGCTCATTATTAAGTAATGAGTTGGAAAGCTAATGAGCCTGAAAAGGTGAAAGCCAAGTTGCCGAAAGCTGTTTTGCAATAGCGTTCGAGAGCTTGGCTTTTTTATTTGTTACCATCCTTAACTTGAGAAAATATTTATGAGTTATCTTAAATCTTCTTTAGTCTTAATAATTAATCTTTTATCTCTTTTTGTCTTTTTTGATTATTCTTTAGCCATCCATGAGAAAGCTGGTACGATGGGAGCTAATTTTCTTAAGATTGGAATGTCAGCTAAGGCTACCTCTATGGCTAATTCCTTTACCGCTATTTATGGAGATATTAATACCCTTAATTATAATCCTGCTGGTCTATCTCAAATAAAGAATAAGCAAGTTTACACCATGTATAATATGTGGTTTCAAGATATTAAACATGGATATCTGGCTTTAGCTATTCCTTTAAGTTTTAGAGATGTAATGGGGCTAAGTTTTAATTACCTTAAAATAGATGAGATAAGAAAAACAAACGATACTTACCCTTCTGGAGACCTTTCCTTAGGTACTTTTAACGCCTCTGATCTGGCTATTACTTTATCTAACGCTTTTGACATCAATGAGCATCTTAGTTTAGGCATTAATCTTAAAGTAATTAAAGAAAAGCTAGCTAATTATAAGACCTCAAATCTATTAAGTGGAGACCTTGGCGCTTTAATTAAATTACCTTTCCAAGATTTAACGATGGGCTTCTGTATCTTAAATATGGGACAAAAGATTAAATTTGAACAAGAAAAAGACTCTCTTCCTTTAACTTATAAAATAGGCATCTCTTCTAAGTTATTTAAAAAGAATTTATTAGTAGCTCTTGAGATAAATAAGCCCACTGACAATGAATTAAACTATCGATTGGGAACAGAATATACAATTGCTAAAACATTGGCTTTAAGAGCAGGATACTTATCTGGTCCTGAGGAAGTAAGAAATAATATCACTTATGGTCTGGGCTTAAAACTCTTTAAGGTGGCTTTGGATTATGCTTTTACTCCTTTTGATGATTTAGGGGATACTCACAAGATTTCACTTACCACTTCATTCTAAACCTATCTTTTAAAGAAGCTATAAACTATATAGTAGTTATTAACATAGCACTTATTAACGAAAATCGGATATAGGAAATAATGCCGAGCGATAAAAGATAAACTTGTTTGCCCTTAAATTAATTTGCTCTATGTCAAATTTTCATTAATAAGTGCTATAAATTTTAAATAAGATCATTCAGGAATATCTTATGAAAAAGACCTTTAAATTATTATCCATATTTTTCTTAACAATCTCCTGGCTGGTGCTCTATCTTTTTATCCATAATTCTTTTGCCGAAACCATAAATTTTGCTTTAGCTTCAAAAGGAATGGTAAAGAGCTTTAGTTCTTCTCCTCCTTATCAAAGCCAGCCCACTTCGTGCATAAACAATGGAAAGGTTGATGGTTGGTTTGTTACTGAGGGGAGTAAGGACACCTGGATGAAATATG encodes the following:
- a CDS encoding DNA polymerase III subunit alpha, giving the protein MHCDFVHLHNHSEYSLLDGATGLEKLVEKAFEAKMPAVALTDHGNMFGTVEFYKHCLRIGIKPIVGCEVYIAPGSRFEKNISKNDEASSFHLTLLVKNFIGYKNLMKLVSLGYLEGFYYKPRIDKEILRNYSDGLIVLSGCLKGEIPSLVLKKQLEKASQVISEYIEIFGKDDFYLEIQDNGLKEQEIINQQLIEFSKEWSVPLVATNDTHYLSKDDAEAHDALLCIQTGKTISEINRLKFSTSEFYFKSSSQMKELFKETPQAIKNTVEIAKKCNLELEFNKIYLPQYQVNQKEDLNNYLRELCLEGLSKKYQEVNEEIKKRLELELKMISQMEYAGYFLIVWDLIKFAKENEILVGPGRGSAAGSIVAYTLGITNVDPIRYKLFFERFLNPERISMPDIDIDFCDDRRDEIIEYIIKKYGKDHVSQIITFGAMLAKQVIRDVGRVLGFPYGEVDKVAKLIPNELNITLKDTLNRVTEFADLYESSSEHQRLIKIAMKLEGLVRHASMHAAGVVISKEEVTQYTPLYKDTKGGSVTTQYSKDSLESIGLLKMDFLGLKTLTVIKNAIKLVKENQKIEINLDNIPLDNLKTYQLLSNAETIGIFQLESVGMRDLIRKLKPESFEDLIALLALYRPGPLNSGMLDEYIKGKYNKIKIRYLHPRLEGILKETYGIIVYQEQVMQIASELGGFTLGQADELRRAMSKKIPEKMEKMRQFYISGASKNGVSKNKANEIFELMFKFAEYGFNKSHSTAYALISYQTAYLKTHYSLEFMAALLTSEVSNNDKISLYISECRRLKIEVLPPCVNESDTYFTITQGNLRFGLSAIKNVGDTAINSIKKARQERGSFTSLYDFCKRVDLRLVNKKVLESLIKCGAFDFTGMKRSQLITLIDQTIEMASKFQQDKITGQESFFNIIENDQHLIEKYSQEILKIPEWNESKLLQYEKEVLGLYVTSHPLAKYEKEIKVYTTDNTQTVVKRQDGEEIIMGGIINTLKETTTKNNNSMAYLEIEDLEGSVETIAFPRVYEKFKEIIKLNELVIIRGKVNKEVEGKVRINLEEVIPLEEAKIRLISKIHINLKSLGIRKDNLLSLKEIFLKNQGEIPIYLHIMTTNHGEVMTSVSPRLNITLTTQMIKEIETLFGEDMVWIEKKRESLSNRL
- the gatB gene encoding Asp-tRNA(Asn)/Glu-tRNA(Gln) amidotransferase subunit GatB, encoding MDYEVIIGLEVHAQLNTNSKLFCHCPTQFGAIPNSQVCPVCLGLPGALPVLNEKVLIYALKAALALNCKIPEISRFSRKNYFYPDLPKAYQISQYDQPLAKDGYLEVLGENNLIKKVGINRIQIEEDAGKLIHSEEEESSLVDYNRCGVPLIEIVSEPEIKSIQETYEYLLNLKNILEYLEICDCNMEEGSLRCDANVSIRRKGENKFGTKTEIKNMNSFKGVQKALEYEVNRQTRLINEGKEVSQETRLWDADKQITLPMRNKEESSDYRYFPEPDLSPLVIKGELKNKVLVALPELPLPRYRRFIEEYKIPEYDAHLLVRDKKLADYYEEGVKFYPKPKVVSNWIISELLGILSKKKETLSQIKITPLQLAEMLKLIDQGVISGKIAKDLLVLMDESGKDPGVIVKERELEQIRDEELIDKVLEKVIKENFKVVEEFKKGKDKVLGFLVGQVMKETKGKANPEIVNQILLKRLRS
- a CDS encoding PorV/PorQ family protein, giving the protein MSYLKSSLVLIINLLSLFVFFDYSLAIHEKAGTMGANFLKIGMSAKATSMANSFTAIYGDINTLNYNPAGLSQIKNKQVYTMYNMWFQDIKHGYLALAIPLSFRDVMGLSFNYLKIDEIRKTNDTYPSGDLSLGTFNASDLAITLSNAFDINEHLSLGINLKVIKEKLANYKTSNLLSGDLGALIKLPFQDLTMGFCILNMGQKIKFEQEKDSLPLTYKIGISSKLFKKNLLVALEINKPTDNELNYRLGTEYTIAKTLALRAGYLSGPEEVRNNITYGLGLKLFKVALDYAFTPFDDLGDTHKISLTTSF